From the Carya illinoinensis cultivar Pawnee chromosome 4, C.illinoinensisPawnee_v1, whole genome shotgun sequence genome, one window contains:
- the LOC122307364 gene encoding G-type lectin S-receptor-like serine/threonine-protein kinase At4g03230 isoform X2 — protein sequence MASHRRTLDRRSSSRCLLSCVFFFLCSSLHVNYCYPGDILKHGESISGSGTLVSAGGTSELRFFTTRSNTSIPKIFVGICYKWDRDTVVWVANRDNPLLEDVTGVFRIAEDGNLKVLDSTTGKPYWSTALEIAISTNRSVKLLDSGNLVLSDDHMPTSLWESCKNPTDTFLSGMKMDENLILTSWQADDDPQRGPYTFKLDQDQQGEDHYVVSKKSLPHGKNQMPGTFSSSNVMPYAIDFLLCNFSKSVRPDNKSGLLKYTTIHLPTNRSSNFTRLVMNNNGQLQYLAWNETKRIWSLTWSKPEDECGIYNYCGKFGSCNINNWPFLCKCLPGFKPIDPVNYWVYGDFSGGCARNLTSTSNKIDAFLRLKMMKVSNAGSNFKVTNKTECEEEYCLKNSQCVAYSYQEAGKSTQRGDTTVSDNICWIWSEYIHNLQEEYQHPGRNLSVRVAKADIESTSRTCEPCGTYAIPYPLSTGEDCGDPMYFIFDCNTSSGQVSFKAPDGAHRVIGIDPSTRNFVIQVIQEYPYARNSRIIPWLNESLPLNSTDKLITEVGNSTYQFEGRSEGSRSQRKNKVGIQISWDPPMEPTCTSSTDCKDWPNSTCNATREGKLRCLCHPNFQWDGKNLNCTKERDFPKSLEEPSTRKIPLPLIVVLTLACVVTALACIIIFMYIRKMAKRQVIREKRKEALHALDSERHVKDLIDSVGSIEEDEQGIEVPFFDLECILAATNNFSDANRLGQGGYGPVYLGTFPGGKEIAVKRLSTVSRQGLQEFKNEVVLISKLQHRNLVRLRGYCINVDEKILLYEYMPNKSLDSFIFDKNLSILLDWKIRFNIILGITRGLLYLHQDSRLRIIHRDLKASNILLDEEMNPKISDFGLARIVGGKEIGDNTTQIAGTLGYMSPEYALNGIFLVKSDVYSFGIVLLEIICGKKNTGFYQSEEAMSLVDYAWRSWEENRVLDSMDQSLRESCDVDQFLKCINIAFLCVQEDPSDRPNMSNISTMLDGETVTIPTPRQPAFILRKGLSSTASSSSQAYTRSEWTSTLGETLI from the exons ATGGCAAGCCATAGAAGAACACTCGACAGACGATCGTCGTCGAGATGCTTGCTTTCTTGCGTCTTTTTCTTCTTGTGTTCCTCTCTCCACGTAAATTATTGCTATCCTGGAGATATTCTTAAGCATGGCGAGTCTATTTCTGGGAGTGGAACTCTTGTCTCCGCTGGAGGAACGTCTGAACTCAGATTCTTTACCACTAGAAGCAACACCtctatccccaaaatattcgtCGGAATATGCTATAAATGGGACCGAGATACAGTTGTATGGGTTGCCAACCGAGACAACCCATTGCTGGAGGACGTTACTGGTGTTTTCCGAATTGCAGAAGATGGAAACCTGAAGGTATTGGATAGCACTACTGGGAAACCGTATTGGTCTACAGCTCTTGAGATAGCCATCTCTACAAACCGATCTGTGAAGCTCCTGGATTCTGGAAACTTAGTGTTAAGCGATGATCACATGCCGACGAGTTTGTGGGAGAGCTGCAAAAATCCAACCGATACTTTTCTTTCAGGTATGAAGATGGATGAAAACCTCATATTAACTTCATGGCAAGCCGATGATGACCCTCAAAGAGGGCCATATACGTTTAAGCTAGATCAAGATCAACAAGGAGAGGACCACTATGTTGTGTCAAAAAAATCTCTCCCTCACGGGAAAAACCAGATGCCAGGTACTTTCTCGAGCTCAAATGTAATGCCTTATGCCATAGACTTCTTGTTATGCAATTTCAGCAAGAGCGTCAGACCTGACAATAAATCCGGCCTCCTGAAATACACAACAATACACCTGCCGACTAATCGAAGTTCAAATTTCACAAGGTTGGTAATGAATAACAATGGGCAGTTGCAGTACCTGGCCTGGAATGAGACGAAACGCATTTGGTCTCTGACATGGTCGAAGCCGGAAGACGAATGTGGCATTTATAACTATTGTGGGAAATTTGGTAGCTGCAATATTAACAATTGGCCATTTCTATGCAAATGTTTGCCGGGGTTCAAGCCTATCGACCCTGTTAATTATTGGGTTTACGGAGATTTTTCTGGTGGGTGCGCCAGAAATTTGACATCGACATCAAATAAGATCGATGCGTTCTTGAGATTAAAGATGATGAAAGTGAGCAACGCAGGCTCAAATTTCAAAGTAACAAATAAAACGGAATGTGAAGAGGAGTATTGCCTTAAAAATAGCCAGTGCGTCGCTTATTCATATCAGGAAGCTGGAAAGAGCACGCAAAGAGGTGATACTACCGTTAGTGACAACATCTGCTGGATTTGGAGTGAGTATATACATAATCTTCAAGAGGAATATCAGCACCCGGGCCGTAACCTCTCTGTTCGCGTAGCAAAAGCTGACATAG AATCAACTTCAAGGACTTGTGAGCCTTGTGGCACATATGCGATCCCCTATCCCTTGAGCACAGGTGAAGATTGTGGTGATCCCATGTACTTCATTTTCGACTGCAATACCTCGTCAGGCCAGGTTAGTTTCAAGGCACCTGATGGCGCCCATCGTGTTATTGGCATCGATCCAAGTACACGAAACTTTGTCATCCAAGTCATTCAAGAATATCCTTACGCTAGAAATTCAAGAATAATTCCGTGGCTCAATGAGTCATTGCCACTTAATTCGACCGATAAGTTGATTACTGAGGTAGGCAACTCCACTTATCAATTTGAAGGCAGATCGGAGGGTTCTAGAtcacaaaggaaaaataaagtcGGCATACAGATTAGTTGGGACCCACCAATGGAGCCAACCTGTACTTCATCCACGGACTGCAAGGATTGGCCAAATTCAACTTGCAATGCAACAAGAGAAGGAAAGCTGAGGTGCCTTTGCCATCCAAACTTCCAATGGGATggcaaaaatttgaattgtacTAAAG AACGTGATTTTCCTAAGTCTTTAGAGGAGCCTTCAACGAGAAAGATTCCATTGCCCCTCATTGTGGTGTTAACTCTTGCATGTGTTGTGACTGCTCTCGCTTGcatcattatttttatgtatataagAAAGATGGCCAAGAGGCAAG TgataagagagaaaagaaaagaagcacTTCACGCATTGGACAGTGAAAGACATGTCAAAGACTTGATAGACTCAGTTGGGTCCATAGAAGAAGATGAGCAAGGCATAGAAGTACCCTTTTTTGATTTGGAATGCATACTAGCTGCTACAAATAACTTCTCAGATGCAAACAGGCTCGGGCAGGGGGGCTACGGGCCTGTTTACCTG GGTACATTTCCAGGAGGTAAAGAAATTGCTGTAAAGAGGCTCTCAACTGTATCACGACAAGGCTTACAGGAATTTAAAAATGAGGTGGTGCTGATTTCAAAACTTCAACATAGGAATCTTGTTAGACTTCGAGGATATTGCATAAATGTAGATGAAAAGATTTTACTTTATGAGTACATGCCAAACAAAAGCTTAGACTCATTTATCTTTG ATAAAAATTTGAGCATCCTTTTGGACTGGAAGATTCGCTTCAACATTATCTTGGGAATAACTAGAGGACTTCTTTATCTTCACCAAGACTCTAGATTGAGGATCATCCATAGAGATCTGAAAGCCAGCAACATTCTACTTGATGAGGAGATGAACCCCAAAATATCTGACTTTGGTTTGGCAAGGATTGTTGGAGGAAAAGAAATTGGGGATAACACAACCCAAATAGCCGGAACTTT GGGCTATATGTCTCCGGAGTATGCATTAAATGGAATTTTCTTAGTCAAATCcgatgtttatagttttggcATAGTTCTCCTTGAGATAATATGTGGAAAAAAGAATACAGGATTTTATCAATCAGAAGAAGCCATGAGCCTTGTAGATTAT GCATGGAGATCGTGGGAAGAAAACAGGGTGTTGGACTCAATGGACCAATCCTTGCGGGAGAGTTGCGATGTTGATCAGTTCTTGAAATGCATTAATATTGCATTCTTATGCGTACAAGAAGACCCAAGTGACCGCCCCAACATGTCAAATATCAGTACCATGCTTGATGGTGAGACTGTGACAATTCCAACTCCTAGACAACCAGCTTTCATTCTTAGAAAAGGCCTGTCTAGCACAGCAAGTTCTTCTAGTCAAGCATACACACGAAGCGAATGGACTTCTACTTTGGGAGAAACATTAATATGA
- the LOC122307364 gene encoding G-type lectin S-receptor-like serine/threonine-protein kinase At4g03230 isoform X1 — MASHRRTLDRRSSSRCLLSCVFFFLCSSLHVNYCYPGDILKHGESISGSGTLVSAGGTSELRFFTTRSNTSIPKIFVGICYKWDRDTVVWVANRDNPLLEDVTGVFRIAEDGNLKVLDSTTGKPYWSTALEIAISTNRSVKLLDSGNLVLSDDHMPTSLWESCKNPTDTFLSGMKMDENLILTSWQADDDPQRGPYTFKLDQDQQGEDHYVVSKKSLPHGKNQMPGTFSSSNVMPYAIDFLLCNFSKSVRPDNKSGLLKYTTIHLPTNRSSNFTRLVMNNNGQLQYLAWNETKRIWSLTWSKPEDECGIYNYCGKFGSCNINNWPFLCKCLPGFKPIDPVNYWVYGDFSGGCARNLTSTSNKIDAFLRLKMMKVSNAGSNFKVTNKTECEEEYCLKNSQCVAYSYQEAGKSTQRGDTTVSDNICWIWSEYIHNLQEEYQHPGRNLSVRVAKADIESTSRTCEPCGTYAIPYPLSTGEDCGDPMYFIFDCNTSSGQVSFKAPDGAHRVIGIDPSTRNFVIQVIQEYPYARNSRIIPWLNESLPLNSTDKLITEVGNSTYQFEGRSEGSRSQRKNKVGIQISWDPPMEPTCTSSTDCKDWPNSTCNATREGKLRCLCHPNFQWDGKNLNCTKERDFPKSLEEPSTRKIPLPLIVVLTLACVVTALACIIIFMYIRKMAKRQEVIREKRKEALHALDSERHVKDLIDSVGSIEEDEQGIEVPFFDLECILAATNNFSDANRLGQGGYGPVYLGTFPGGKEIAVKRLSTVSRQGLQEFKNEVVLISKLQHRNLVRLRGYCINVDEKILLYEYMPNKSLDSFIFDKNLSILLDWKIRFNIILGITRGLLYLHQDSRLRIIHRDLKASNILLDEEMNPKISDFGLARIVGGKEIGDNTTQIAGTLGYMSPEYALNGIFLVKSDVYSFGIVLLEIICGKKNTGFYQSEEAMSLVDYAWRSWEENRVLDSMDQSLRESCDVDQFLKCINIAFLCVQEDPSDRPNMSNISTMLDGETVTIPTPRQPAFILRKGLSSTASSSSQAYTRSEWTSTLGETLI, encoded by the exons ATGGCAAGCCATAGAAGAACACTCGACAGACGATCGTCGTCGAGATGCTTGCTTTCTTGCGTCTTTTTCTTCTTGTGTTCCTCTCTCCACGTAAATTATTGCTATCCTGGAGATATTCTTAAGCATGGCGAGTCTATTTCTGGGAGTGGAACTCTTGTCTCCGCTGGAGGAACGTCTGAACTCAGATTCTTTACCACTAGAAGCAACACCtctatccccaaaatattcgtCGGAATATGCTATAAATGGGACCGAGATACAGTTGTATGGGTTGCCAACCGAGACAACCCATTGCTGGAGGACGTTACTGGTGTTTTCCGAATTGCAGAAGATGGAAACCTGAAGGTATTGGATAGCACTACTGGGAAACCGTATTGGTCTACAGCTCTTGAGATAGCCATCTCTACAAACCGATCTGTGAAGCTCCTGGATTCTGGAAACTTAGTGTTAAGCGATGATCACATGCCGACGAGTTTGTGGGAGAGCTGCAAAAATCCAACCGATACTTTTCTTTCAGGTATGAAGATGGATGAAAACCTCATATTAACTTCATGGCAAGCCGATGATGACCCTCAAAGAGGGCCATATACGTTTAAGCTAGATCAAGATCAACAAGGAGAGGACCACTATGTTGTGTCAAAAAAATCTCTCCCTCACGGGAAAAACCAGATGCCAGGTACTTTCTCGAGCTCAAATGTAATGCCTTATGCCATAGACTTCTTGTTATGCAATTTCAGCAAGAGCGTCAGACCTGACAATAAATCCGGCCTCCTGAAATACACAACAATACACCTGCCGACTAATCGAAGTTCAAATTTCACAAGGTTGGTAATGAATAACAATGGGCAGTTGCAGTACCTGGCCTGGAATGAGACGAAACGCATTTGGTCTCTGACATGGTCGAAGCCGGAAGACGAATGTGGCATTTATAACTATTGTGGGAAATTTGGTAGCTGCAATATTAACAATTGGCCATTTCTATGCAAATGTTTGCCGGGGTTCAAGCCTATCGACCCTGTTAATTATTGGGTTTACGGAGATTTTTCTGGTGGGTGCGCCAGAAATTTGACATCGACATCAAATAAGATCGATGCGTTCTTGAGATTAAAGATGATGAAAGTGAGCAACGCAGGCTCAAATTTCAAAGTAACAAATAAAACGGAATGTGAAGAGGAGTATTGCCTTAAAAATAGCCAGTGCGTCGCTTATTCATATCAGGAAGCTGGAAAGAGCACGCAAAGAGGTGATACTACCGTTAGTGACAACATCTGCTGGATTTGGAGTGAGTATATACATAATCTTCAAGAGGAATATCAGCACCCGGGCCGTAACCTCTCTGTTCGCGTAGCAAAAGCTGACATAG AATCAACTTCAAGGACTTGTGAGCCTTGTGGCACATATGCGATCCCCTATCCCTTGAGCACAGGTGAAGATTGTGGTGATCCCATGTACTTCATTTTCGACTGCAATACCTCGTCAGGCCAGGTTAGTTTCAAGGCACCTGATGGCGCCCATCGTGTTATTGGCATCGATCCAAGTACACGAAACTTTGTCATCCAAGTCATTCAAGAATATCCTTACGCTAGAAATTCAAGAATAATTCCGTGGCTCAATGAGTCATTGCCACTTAATTCGACCGATAAGTTGATTACTGAGGTAGGCAACTCCACTTATCAATTTGAAGGCAGATCGGAGGGTTCTAGAtcacaaaggaaaaataaagtcGGCATACAGATTAGTTGGGACCCACCAATGGAGCCAACCTGTACTTCATCCACGGACTGCAAGGATTGGCCAAATTCAACTTGCAATGCAACAAGAGAAGGAAAGCTGAGGTGCCTTTGCCATCCAAACTTCCAATGGGATggcaaaaatttgaattgtacTAAAG AACGTGATTTTCCTAAGTCTTTAGAGGAGCCTTCAACGAGAAAGATTCCATTGCCCCTCATTGTGGTGTTAACTCTTGCATGTGTTGTGACTGCTCTCGCTTGcatcattatttttatgtatataagAAAGATGGCCAAGAGGCAAG AAGTgataagagagaaaagaaaagaagcacTTCACGCATTGGACAGTGAAAGACATGTCAAAGACTTGATAGACTCAGTTGGGTCCATAGAAGAAGATGAGCAAGGCATAGAAGTACCCTTTTTTGATTTGGAATGCATACTAGCTGCTACAAATAACTTCTCAGATGCAAACAGGCTCGGGCAGGGGGGCTACGGGCCTGTTTACCTG GGTACATTTCCAGGAGGTAAAGAAATTGCTGTAAAGAGGCTCTCAACTGTATCACGACAAGGCTTACAGGAATTTAAAAATGAGGTGGTGCTGATTTCAAAACTTCAACATAGGAATCTTGTTAGACTTCGAGGATATTGCATAAATGTAGATGAAAAGATTTTACTTTATGAGTACATGCCAAACAAAAGCTTAGACTCATTTATCTTTG ATAAAAATTTGAGCATCCTTTTGGACTGGAAGATTCGCTTCAACATTATCTTGGGAATAACTAGAGGACTTCTTTATCTTCACCAAGACTCTAGATTGAGGATCATCCATAGAGATCTGAAAGCCAGCAACATTCTACTTGATGAGGAGATGAACCCCAAAATATCTGACTTTGGTTTGGCAAGGATTGTTGGAGGAAAAGAAATTGGGGATAACACAACCCAAATAGCCGGAACTTT GGGCTATATGTCTCCGGAGTATGCATTAAATGGAATTTTCTTAGTCAAATCcgatgtttatagttttggcATAGTTCTCCTTGAGATAATATGTGGAAAAAAGAATACAGGATTTTATCAATCAGAAGAAGCCATGAGCCTTGTAGATTAT GCATGGAGATCGTGGGAAGAAAACAGGGTGTTGGACTCAATGGACCAATCCTTGCGGGAGAGTTGCGATGTTGATCAGTTCTTGAAATGCATTAATATTGCATTCTTATGCGTACAAGAAGACCCAAGTGACCGCCCCAACATGTCAAATATCAGTACCATGCTTGATGGTGAGACTGTGACAATTCCAACTCCTAGACAACCAGCTTTCATTCTTAGAAAAGGCCTGTCTAGCACAGCAAGTTCTTCTAGTCAAGCATACACACGAAGCGAATGGACTTCTACTTTGGGAGAAACATTAATATGA